In Blastopirellula sediminis, the following proteins share a genomic window:
- a CDS encoding sugar phosphate isomerase/epimerase family protein: protein MSTRRQFLVQSAALTAGAMGLSAMPALAAESTPNGFKKAVKIGMVGVPGSLEDKFRVLKELGFDGVELNSPDGPPADVVKAAIDATGLPVHGVVDSKHWNVTLSDPNPEVRANAVADLKTAIQASKDYGGTSVLLVPGVVKGDVTYDQCWERSIAAIREALPLAEKLDIQILMENVWNNFLTDPKETARFIDELDSEMVGAYFDVGNTVRYSPPHEWIPILGKRIKKLDIKDYANPPGKGFGAPLMEGDVDWPQVMAELKKVGYVGWGTAEIAGGDKERLTWIADRMNKIFAS from the coding sequence ATGTCAACTCGCCGTCAATTTCTCGTACAGTCTGCGGCTCTGACCGCTGGAGCGATGGGACTATCCGCTATGCCGGCGCTGGCCGCCGAATCGACGCCGAACGGCTTTAAAAAGGCCGTGAAGATCGGGATGGTCGGCGTTCCTGGTTCGCTGGAAGATAAGTTCCGCGTCTTGAAAGAGCTCGGCTTTGACGGGGTCGAGTTGAATTCGCCCGATGGTCCGCCGGCCGATGTGGTGAAAGCGGCGATCGACGCGACCGGGCTGCCGGTTCACGGCGTCGTCGATTCGAAGCATTGGAACGTCACGTTGTCGGATCCCAATCCGGAAGTTCGCGCCAATGCGGTCGCCGATCTGAAGACCGCGATCCAGGCTTCGAAAGATTACGGCGGCACCAGCGTGCTATTGGTCCCCGGCGTCGTCAAGGGAGACGTCACCTACGATCAATGCTGGGAACGCTCGATCGCCGCGATCCGCGAGGCGTTGCCGCTGGCCGAAAAGCTGGATATCCAGATCCTGATGGAAAACGTCTGGAACAACTTCCTGACCGATCCGAAAGAGACGGCTCGCTTCATTGACGAGCTCGATTCGGAAATGGTTGGCGCCTACTTCGACGTCGGCAACACCGTCCGCTATTCGCCCCCGCACGAATGGATCCCGATCCTCGGCAAGCGAATCAAAAAGCTCGACATCAAGGACTACGCCAATCCGCCGGGCAAAGGCTTCGGCGCTCCTTTGATGGAAGGGGACGTTGATTGGCCGCAAGTGATGGCCGAACTGAAGAAGGTCGGCTACGTCGGTTGGGGCACGGCCGAAATCGCTGGCGGCGACAAGGAACGCCTGACCTGGATCGCCGATCGAATGAACAAGATCTTCGCCAGCTAA
- a CDS encoding 2,3-bisphosphoglycerate-independent phosphoglycerate mutase: MDQIELVRSLKAKNDSKIVMYVGDGLGGLPQTPGGPTELEAAKTPNLDALAARGVQGGSIPVKPGIAPGSGPGHLGLFGYDPLKYLIGRGALEATGIGLIMQEGDVAVRCNFCTVDAEGKITDRRAGRIATEESAPLAIKLRQVKIDGIEIIVEPVKEHRFVVLFRGEGLDGNVHDTDPQATGVKPLDPKAADAASEKTAKIALEFFNQASKLLAGEKKANSLTMRGFSAKPSIPSFEDVYGLKAAAIAVYPMYKGLASLVGMDIIGDPHTLEEEIDLLEKHWEEYDFFFVHFKYTDSSGEDGKFELKVQRTEEFDAQIPRINALKPTVTIVTGDHSTPSFLASHSWHPVPTLLVSDCCRYDGHTSFGEKTTLTGGLGQFEAQYLMTLAMANAGRLGKYGA; the protein is encoded by the coding sequence CTCGGTGGCCTGCCGCAAACGCCGGGCGGTCCGACCGAACTGGAGGCGGCCAAGACGCCGAACCTTGACGCGTTGGCGGCTCGCGGCGTCCAAGGGGGAAGCATTCCGGTCAAACCGGGCATCGCCCCGGGTAGCGGTCCGGGCCACTTGGGTCTGTTTGGCTACGATCCGCTGAAGTACCTGATCGGCCGCGGCGCCCTCGAAGCTACCGGCATTGGCCTGATCATGCAGGAAGGGGACGTCGCCGTCCGCTGCAACTTCTGCACGGTCGACGCCGAAGGGAAGATCACCGATCGCCGCGCCGGCCGCATCGCGACCGAAGAAAGCGCTCCGCTGGCGATCAAGCTGCGTCAGGTCAAAATCGACGGCATCGAGATCATCGTTGAGCCGGTCAAGGAACACCGCTTCGTCGTGCTGTTCCGGGGCGAAGGGCTGGACGGCAACGTCCATGACACCGACCCGCAAGCGACCGGCGTGAAGCCGCTCGATCCGAAGGCCGCCGACGCGGCGAGCGAAAAGACCGCCAAGATCGCCCTGGAGTTTTTCAACCAGGCCTCCAAACTGCTGGCCGGCGAAAAGAAGGCGAACTCGCTGACTATGCGTGGTTTCTCGGCCAAGCCGAGCATTCCGTCGTTTGAAGACGTGTACGGCCTGAAGGCGGCCGCGATCGCCGTTTACCCGATGTACAAAGGCCTGGCCAGCCTAGTCGGCATGGACATCATCGGCGACCCGCACACGCTGGAAGAAGAAATCGACCTGCTCGAAAAGCACTGGGAAGAATACGACTTCTTCTTCGTCCACTTCAAATACACCGACTCGAGCGGCGAAGACGGCAAGTTCGAGCTGAAGGTCCAGCGGACCGAAGAGTTCGACGCCCAGATTCCGCGTATCAACGCCCTGAAGCCGACCGTCACCATCGTCACCGGCGACCACAGCACACCGTCGTTCCTCGCCAGCCATAGCTGGCACCCGGTTCCGACGCTGCTGGTCTCGGACTGCTGCCGCTACGACGGTCACACCAGCTTCGGCGAAAAGACGACGCTGACCGGCGGTCTGGGCCAGTTTGAAGCCCAATACCTGATGACGCTGGCGATGGCCAACGCCGGCCGCTTGGGCAAGTACGGCGCGTAA
- the larE gene encoding ATP-dependent sacrificial sulfur transferase LarE yields MKLADQLVQTIATYQSCAVAFSGGVDSAVVAKAAFLALGESAVAITARSPSVPRNEIEEAIRVAAEIGIRHEIVDTQETTNPLYIQNAPDRCFHCKTELYSQIELLVSAIDAPLIINGANVDDQGDHRPGMIAAQNHQVRSPLIECGLTKADVRALAQHWNLSVHDKPASPCLASRIAYGEEATPERLAMIEAAEDFLRARGLREFRVRYHRGDIARIEVTPERIAELATDPLRTELASKLRELGFRAVTLDLEGFRSGNLNGFVDLSAVRLQ; encoded by the coding sequence ATGAAACTCGCCGATCAACTCGTCCAAACGATCGCCACCTACCAGAGCTGCGCCGTCGCATTCTCGGGTGGCGTCGATAGTGCAGTTGTCGCTAAGGCTGCGTTTCTTGCCCTAGGGGAAAGTGCCGTCGCTATTACCGCACGCAGTCCAAGCGTTCCCCGCAACGAGATCGAAGAGGCGATACGGGTCGCGGCTGAGATCGGCATTCGCCATGAGATCGTCGACACGCAGGAAACGACGAACCCGCTCTACATCCAGAACGCCCCCGATCGCTGCTTCCACTGCAAGACCGAACTCTATTCGCAGATCGAGCTGCTGGTCAGCGCGATCGATGCGCCGCTGATCATCAACGGCGCCAACGTCGACGACCAGGGAGATCATCGTCCCGGCATGATCGCCGCCCAGAACCACCAGGTTCGTTCGCCGTTGATCGAATGCGGGCTGACCAAAGCGGACGTTCGCGCGCTTGCCCAACATTGGAACTTGTCGGTGCATGACAAACCGGCGTCCCCCTGCCTGGCGAGTCGCATCGCCTATGGCGAAGAAGCGACGCCAGAGCGGCTGGCGATGATTGAAGCGGCGGAGGACTTCCTGCGTGCGCGGGGCTTGCGCGAGTTTCGCGTCCGGTACCATCGCGGCGACATCGCGCGGATCGAAGTGACGCCGGAGCGAATCGCCGAACTGGCGACCGATCCGCTCCGCACCGAACTGGCGAGCAAGCTGCGAGAGCTAGGCTTTCGCGCGGTGACGCTCGACCTCGAAGGCTTTCGCTCGGGCAATCTAAACGGCTTCGTCGATCTTTCCGCCGTGCGACTCCAATAA
- a CDS encoding DUF4912 domain-containing protein, whose protein sequence is MWRTSLLITAASLKEYTAKDLAQMAKSRGVSGWHSMRKDELVKAILKLNKTQGNRKAAAVAKEAKSEVASAKRTRSAAASKATSAKPVEKSNPKVVREIQDAHQRREQLKDISHADHEAGQDRIVLMVRDSYWLHAYWEISRKSIQRAKAALAEHWHTARPVLRLMEVDGGAAERVVRQIDVHGGVRNWYIDVNDPPKSFRAIIGYVAASGKFHALSRSNLVTTPEPGACDDVDANWSDVAENVDRIYALSGGNDDENVSRELKELLEERFSRPIGEPLGAQLGKVAERLHRQRPEFELDVDVEMIVYGRTRTGAYVTLSGDPVKVHEDGAFLVKMNLPDKRQIFPIVARSHDGLEQRTVALAIERNTKIMDPVSHDSGD, encoded by the coding sequence GTGTGGAGGACTAGTCTGTTGATTACCGCAGCGTCTTTAAAAGAGTACACCGCGAAAGATCTTGCTCAGATGGCCAAAAGCCGTGGAGTGAGCGGCTGGCATTCGATGCGAAAAGACGAGCTTGTCAAAGCGATCTTGAAGCTCAACAAAACCCAGGGGAATCGCAAAGCCGCAGCTGTCGCGAAAGAGGCCAAAAGCGAAGTCGCTTCCGCCAAGCGCACTCGTTCGGCTGCTGCTTCGAAAGCGACTTCCGCCAAGCCGGTCGAGAAGTCGAATCCGAAAGTCGTACGCGAAATCCAAGACGCGCACCAGCGGCGAGAGCAACTGAAGGATATCTCGCACGCCGATCACGAAGCGGGACAAGACCGCATCGTGCTGATGGTGCGCGATTCGTATTGGTTGCACGCTTACTGGGAAATCTCGCGTAAGTCGATTCAGCGAGCCAAGGCCGCTCTCGCCGAGCATTGGCACACCGCTCGGCCGGTGTTGCGTCTGATGGAAGTCGACGGCGGCGCCGCCGAACGGGTCGTTCGTCAGATCGACGTCCATGGCGGCGTTCGCAATTGGTACATCGACGTCAACGATCCGCCGAAGAGCTTCCGAGCGATCATCGGTTACGTCGCTGCGTCGGGCAAGTTCCATGCTCTCTCGCGCAGCAACCTGGTCACCACTCCGGAGCCGGGCGCTTGCGACGACGTGGACGCCAACTGGAGCGACGTCGCGGAGAACGTCGACCGCATTTACGCTCTCAGCGGCGGTAACGACGACGAGAACGTCAGCCGCGAGCTGAAAGAGCTGCTGGAAGAACGTTTCAGCCGCCCGATCGGCGAACCGCTCGGCGCCCAGCTCGGCAAAGTGGCCGAACGTCTGCATCGTCAACGTCCGGAGTTTGAGTTGGACGTCGATGTCGAGATGATCGTTTACGGTCGTACTCGCACCGGCGCCTACGTCACCCTCTCGGGCGACCCGGTCAAAGTCCATGAAGATGGCGCCTTCTTGGTGAAGATGAACCTGCCGGATAAGCGGCAGATCTTCCCGATTGTCGCTCGCAGCCATGACGGCCTGGAACAACGGACCGTCGCCCTGGCGATCGAGCGAAACACCAAGATCATGGATCCGGTTTCGCACGACTCTGGCGACTAG
- the atpB gene encoding F0F1 ATP synthase subunit A — translation MSDPILHIKDSFYFEVPAWLAPSHRESLQDFPNVWIRLDPDFQLWEAKIVHAKLAELSKGVPSESEFVHDWEHWQHEPGNHGKPVRRYLQELAEEKTDEDKPAHPWAESWPEAQQLVSVQEYRDTAKPWSPKKIEAYNEVLSGKIIIPQPFGELRNLYQKDSGFCISRFMVLEMFVALMMVLVFTWYASRLKKSVVPKGRVIHLLDAFVCYLRDSVIRPGIGHGADKFVPILLTMFFFVLGCNLLGMIPWLGAPTASFSVTLSLAFATLLIGMGAGALKFGPIGVWLNLVPHMDLPLVIGIPVKLMLFVIEVLGLFIKHGVLGVRLLANMVAGHVVLLGIVAMGVEMSGWSLVIAGPIIVFAAVLFSCLELFVAFLQAYIFTFLSSLFIGASTHHH, via the coding sequence ATGTCTGATCCAATCCTGCACATCAAGGACAGCTTCTACTTCGAAGTCCCCGCGTGGCTAGCGCCTTCGCATCGCGAGTCGCTGCAGGACTTTCCGAACGTCTGGATTCGTCTCGATCCTGACTTTCAATTGTGGGAAGCGAAGATCGTGCACGCCAAGCTCGCCGAGTTGAGCAAAGGCGTACCGAGCGAGTCGGAATTCGTCCACGATTGGGAGCACTGGCAACACGAGCCGGGCAACCATGGCAAGCCGGTCCGCCGCTACTTGCAAGAGCTCGCCGAAGAAAAGACCGACGAAGACAAACCGGCTCATCCGTGGGCCGAAAGCTGGCCCGAAGCGCAACAACTGGTCAGCGTGCAGGAATACCGCGATACGGCCAAGCCGTGGTCGCCCAAGAAGATCGAAGCCTACAACGAGGTTCTCTCGGGCAAGATCATCATTCCGCAGCCGTTTGGCGAACTGCGTAATCTCTATCAAAAAGACTCGGGCTTCTGCATCTCGCGCTTCATGGTGCTGGAGATGTTCGTCGCCCTGATGATGGTGTTGGTCTTCACCTGGTATGCGTCCCGCTTGAAGAAGAGCGTCGTTCCGAAGGGTCGCGTGATTCACCTGCTCGACGCGTTCGTCTGCTACCTCCGCGATTCGGTGATTCGTCCTGGCATCGGACATGGGGCCGACAAGTTCGTCCCGATCCTGCTGACGATGTTCTTCTTCGTGCTAGGGTGCAACTTGCTGGGGATGATTCCTTGGCTCGGAGCTCCCACCGCTTCTTTCAGCGTGACTTTATCGCTGGCGTTCGCCACGTTGCTGATCGGCATGGGCGCCGGGGCGCTCAAGTTCGGTCCGATCGGCGTCTGGTTGAACCTGGTTCCGCACATGGATCTGCCGCTCGTCATCGGCATTCCGGTGAAACTGATGCTCTTCGTAATCGAAGTGCTTGGCTTGTTCATTAAACATGGCGTGCTCGGCGTTCGTCTTCTGGCGAACATGGTTGCGGGTCACGTCGTGTTGCTAGGTATCGTCGCGATGGGCGTCGAGATGTCGGGCTGGTCGCTCGTCATCGCCGGCCCGATCATCGTATTCGCGGCGGTCCTGTTTAGCTGCTTGGAACTGTTTGTCGCCTTCCTGCAGGCGTACATTTTCACATTTTTGTCTTCGTTGTTCATTGGCGCCTCGACGCACCATCACTAA
- a CDS encoding AtpZ/AtpI family protein — MSDQPADDRPPMAVAYEWVGRIFAVCIEMIAPGLVGHWLDKKFGIRGLVILGFALGITLAIYHLLQYAKADQQRDKSDE, encoded by the coding sequence GTGAGCGACCAACCGGCTGACGACCGACCGCCCATGGCGGTCGCCTATGAGTGGGTCGGACGGATCTTTGCAGTTTGCATTGAGATGATCGCCCCAGGGCTGGTCGGCCATTGGCTGGATAAGAAGTTCGGCATTCGCGGATTGGTCATTCTGGGGTTTGCATTAGGAATTACGCTCGCCATCTATCACCTGCTGCAGTACGCCAAAGCGGATCAGCAGCGCGATAAATCGGACGAGTAG
- a CDS encoding DUF1559 domain-containing protein gives MSPHAPARYSRRGFTLVELLVVIAIIGVLIALLLPAVQQAREAARRSQCINNMKQLALAMHNFHDTFREFPLNAYGPDAGVTWNGWERFSANYKILPFIEQNALYEQFNLGGSWGTNRNGPMNVSLNAFLCPSAQPAPPSSFSWGGPGTNYAWCSGSSLHTAWSANETNANGLFNMRKERNMAYATDGLSNTMFLSEILSGDGVAGQPKYPYDVFYVQGGDGPFTSVANKAYPTQAELTAIGTAAQSPVDERSNNGTLWAWYAHGQSLFNASATPNWQYPTAGGNCCPGGAHDWGWGVIPPRSLHPGGVNAGFGDGSVHFIANTVDLVTFQRLGSCNDGQVLGEY, from the coding sequence ATGTCTCCGCATGCGCCTGCCCGTTATTCCCGGCGAGGTTTTACCCTCGTCGAACTGTTGGTCGTCATTGCTATCATCGGCGTCTTGATTGCGCTGCTGCTTCCGGCCGTTCAACAGGCTCGCGAAGCTGCCCGCCGCAGCCAGTGCATCAATAACATGAAGCAGCTCGCGTTGGCGATGCACAACTTCCATGACACGTTCCGCGAGTTTCCGCTGAACGCCTACGGCCCGGACGCCGGCGTGACTTGGAACGGCTGGGAACGTTTCAGTGCGAACTACAAGATCCTACCCTTCATCGAACAGAACGCGTTGTACGAACAGTTCAACCTGGGCGGCAGCTGGGGAACCAACCGCAACGGCCCGATGAACGTTTCGCTGAACGCGTTCCTTTGCCCGTCGGCCCAGCCGGCTCCCCCGTCGAGCTTCTCGTGGGGTGGTCCTGGTACGAACTACGCCTGGTGCTCGGGCAGTTCGCTGCACACCGCTTGGAGCGCCAACGAAACGAACGCCAACGGTCTCTTCAACATGAGGAAAGAACGGAACATGGCCTATGCGACCGACGGTCTGTCGAACACCATGTTCCTCTCCGAAATCTTGTCGGGGGACGGCGTCGCTGGTCAGCCGAAGTATCCGTATGACGTCTTCTATGTTCAAGGGGGCGACGGCCCGTTCACTTCGGTCGCGAACAAGGCGTACCCGACGCAGGCTGAACTGACCGCGATCGGCACCGCCGCTCAATCGCCGGTCGACGAACGAAGCAACAACGGCACGTTGTGGGCCTGGTACGCTCACGGCCAATCGCTGTTCAACGCGTCGGCCACTCCCAACTGGCAATATCCGACCGCTGGCGGCAACTGCTGCCCGGGCGGCGCTCATGACTGGGGTTGGGGGGTGATTCCGCCGCGTAGCCTGCATCCGGGCGGCGTGAACGCCGGTTTCGGCGACGGCTCGGTTCACTTTATCGCCAACACCGTCGACCTGGTGACGTTCCAACGTCTGGGCAGCTGCAACGACGGTCAGGTTTTGGGCGAATACTAA